One Gottschalkia purinilytica genomic region harbors:
- a CDS encoding helix-turn-helix domain-containing protein → MEVGKRIRDLRRVLDMTTYELAQKTGFSQSTISKIETGKRKIDIDTLETIAKALKVSPSKLLEEESVKKEDKFETPGDAMKFILEQNVIMNFGDFDIDKMSDKQVIEFANELLRQLELISHKYKK, encoded by the coding sequence TTGGAAGTTGGTAAAAGGATAAGGGACTTAAGACGAGTATTAGACATGACAACTTATGAGTTAGCACAAAAAACTGGCTTTTCACAATCAACTATAAGTAAGATTGAGACTGGTAAAAGAAAAATCGACATTGATACTTTAGAGACAATAGCTAAAGCATTAAAAGTAAGTCCAAGTAAATTATTAGAAGAAGAGAGCGTAAAAAAAGAAGATAAATTTGAAACACCAGGGGATGCTATGAAATTTATATTAGAACAAAATGTGATTATGAATTTTGGTGACTTTGATATAGATAAAATGAGCGACAAACAAGTGATTGAATTTGCAAACGAACTTTTGAGACAATTAGAGCTAATTTCACATAAATACAAAAAGTAA